In the Streptomyces sp. NBC_00525 genome, one interval contains:
- a CDS encoding glycoside hydrolase family 19 protein produces MYRRIMGLLAALGAVVAGLVVLPATTASAADCAAPWSANSVYTGGGTASYNGHNWTAKWWTQNEKPGNSDVWSDKGVCGGNDGGTDPGDPGTPSDFVVTEAQFNQMFPNRSSFYTYSGLVDALGAYPGFAKTGSDTVKKQEAAAFLANVSHETGGLVYVKEQNTANYPHYCDSSQPYGCPAGQAAYYGRGPIQLSWNFNYKAAGDALGIDLLGNPYLVEQNSAVAWKTGLWYWNTQNGPGTMTAHNAMVNGAGFGETIRSINGSLECNGGNPAQVQSRITKYQAFVQILGTTPGSNLSC; encoded by the coding sequence ATGTACCGACGCATCATGGGCCTGCTCGCCGCGCTGGGCGCGGTCGTCGCGGGACTCGTCGTACTCCCCGCCACCACGGCATCGGCCGCCGACTGCGCGGCCCCCTGGAGCGCCAACTCCGTGTACACCGGCGGCGGCACCGCCTCGTACAACGGGCACAACTGGACCGCCAAGTGGTGGACGCAGAACGAGAAGCCCGGCAACTCCGACGTGTGGTCCGACAAGGGCGTGTGCGGCGGGAACGACGGCGGCACGGACCCGGGCGACCCGGGCACGCCTTCCGACTTCGTGGTCACCGAGGCGCAGTTCAACCAGATGTTCCCCAACCGCAGTTCCTTCTACACGTACAGCGGGCTGGTCGACGCCCTGGGCGCCTACCCGGGCTTCGCCAAGACCGGCAGCGACACCGTCAAGAAGCAGGAGGCCGCGGCCTTCCTCGCCAACGTCAGCCACGAGACCGGCGGGCTGGTGTACGTCAAGGAGCAGAACACCGCCAACTACCCGCACTACTGCGACAGCAGCCAGCCCTACGGCTGCCCGGCCGGCCAGGCCGCGTACTACGGGCGCGGTCCGATCCAGCTCAGCTGGAACTTCAACTACAAGGCCGCGGGCGACGCGCTCGGCATCGACCTGCTGGGCAACCCCTACCTGGTCGAGCAGAACTCCGCCGTGGCCTGGAAGACCGGCCTCTGGTACTGGAACACCCAGAACGGCCCCGGCACCATGACCGCGCACAACGCCATGGTGAACGGTGCCGGATTCGGTGAGACGATCCGCTCCATCAACGGCTCGCTGGAGTGCAACGGCGGCAACCCTGCCCAGGTCCAGAGCCGCATCACCAAGTACCAGGCGTTCGTGCAGATCCTCGGCACCACGCCCGGCTCCAACCTGAGCTGCTGA
- a CDS encoding glycoside hydrolase family 19 protein, with amino-acid sequence MLTVLSAVVATAAFLPGAATAAPAASDTVASEACAPLWKSSTAYRAGGTVSHHGRNWTAKWWTQNENPGATSVWADDGACTGGVSDFVISEEEFDEIFPKRDSFYTYQGLIDALHAYPRFANTGTEQTRSREAAAFLTHADFESVGLQYVKEINEDNYWIKCDYSQPFGCPAGQSAYYGRGPIMFSWNFNYKAAGDALGLDLLNDPWMVERDPSIAWQTALWYWNTQNGPGTMTSHEAMVGGAGFGETIRSLNGALECDGGNPGSVQARVAKYEHITDVIGVAPGSGLTC; translated from the coding sequence ATCCTGACCGTACTGAGCGCGGTCGTCGCGACCGCGGCCTTTCTGCCCGGCGCCGCCACCGCCGCGCCGGCCGCATCGGACACCGTCGCGTCCGAGGCGTGCGCACCGCTGTGGAAGTCCTCGACCGCCTACAGGGCGGGCGGCACCGTCTCGCACCATGGCCGGAACTGGACGGCGAAGTGGTGGACGCAGAACGAGAATCCGGGCGCCACGAGCGTCTGGGCGGACGACGGCGCGTGTACAGGGGGAGTGTCCGACTTCGTCATCAGTGAGGAGGAGTTCGACGAGATCTTCCCCAAGCGCGACTCCTTCTACACCTACCAGGGCCTGATCGACGCGCTGCACGCGTACCCGCGCTTCGCGAACACCGGGACCGAGCAGACCAGGAGCCGCGAGGCGGCGGCCTTCCTGACGCACGCCGACTTCGAGTCGGTCGGGCTGCAGTACGTGAAGGAGATCAACGAGGACAACTACTGGATCAAGTGCGACTACAGCCAGCCGTTCGGCTGCCCGGCGGGCCAGTCCGCGTACTACGGGCGCGGGCCGATCATGTTCAGCTGGAACTTCAACTACAAGGCCGCGGGCGACGCGCTCGGCCTCGATCTGCTCAACGACCCGTGGATGGTGGAGCGCGACCCGTCGATCGCCTGGCAGACGGCGCTCTGGTACTGGAACACCCAGAACGGCCCCGGCACCATGACGTCCCACGAGGCCATGGTGGGCGGCGCGGGCTTCGGTGAGACGATCCGCTCGCTCAACGGCGCGCTGGAGTGCGACGGCGGCAACCCCGGCTCGGTGCAGGCGCGGGTCGCCAAGTACGAGCACATCACGGATGTCATCGGCGTCGCCCCGGGCTCCGGCCTTACCTGCTGA
- the dnaN gene encoding DNA polymerase III subunit beta encodes MEFRIERGELTNAVAWAARVLPTRSPVPVLGGLLLEAADDGLTISGLDYEASARIEVGARTGRPGKVLVMGRRLLDVCKVLPEGPVECAVEGSRFTVKGGDAGFGLSVLPLDDYPALPPLPEILGEMDGQEFAAAVADVSVAAGRDDTLPTLTGIRLGLDGERMTLAATDRYRFAVRTLDWRPASHGVTADVVVSARRLSEIARSVGARPGTVRLALDGGSAGFEREGMRTTVRLLDGRLPRHDKLFLLNGPVSAVTELEPLIEAVKRVAVVADGDSPLQFAFTADSVLLQAGYEDDVASQRLPAALRGADEITVAFNPSYLMDALASFDAPIVRFHLMGQGQRAMLTGHPDHEDAAAAADGAGDTVHQHLLMSVRPLVQ; translated from the coding sequence ATGGAATTCAGGATCGAACGCGGCGAACTGACGAACGCCGTGGCCTGGGCCGCCCGCGTGCTGCCCACCAGGTCGCCCGTGCCCGTCCTCGGCGGCCTGTTGCTGGAGGCGGCGGACGACGGGCTGACCATCTCCGGCCTGGACTACGAGGCGTCCGCCCGTATCGAGGTCGGTGCCCGGACCGGCCGGCCGGGAAAGGTCCTGGTCATGGGCCGCCGGCTGCTGGACGTGTGCAAGGTGCTGCCCGAGGGGCCGGTGGAGTGCGCCGTCGAGGGCTCGCGGTTCACGGTGAAGGGCGGGGACGCCGGCTTCGGCCTGTCGGTCCTCCCGCTGGACGACTACCCCGCGCTGCCGCCGCTGCCCGAAATCCTCGGCGAGATGGACGGGCAGGAGTTCGCGGCGGCCGTCGCCGATGTGTCGGTGGCCGCCGGCCGGGACGACACCCTTCCCACGCTCACCGGCATCCGCCTGGGCCTCGACGGCGAGCGGATGACCCTGGCGGCCACGGACCGCTACCGCTTCGCCGTCCGTACGCTCGACTGGCGTCCCGCCTCGCACGGCGTCACGGCGGACGTCGTCGTCTCGGCCCGCCGGCTCAGCGAGATCGCCCGCTCGGTCGGAGCCCGCCCCGGTACGGTCCGCCTCGCCCTGGACGGCGGCTCGGCCGGCTTCGAGCGGGAGGGCATGCGCACCACGGTCCGGCTGCTCGACGGACGGCTCCCGCGCCACGACAAGCTGTTCCTGCTGAACGGGCCGGTCAGCGCGGTGACGGAGCTCGAACCGCTGATCGAGGCCGTGAAGCGGGTCGCGGTGGTGGCGGACGGCGACAGCCCCCTCCAGTTCGCCTTCACCGCCGACTCCGTCCTGCTCCAGGCCGGTTACGAGGACGACGTCGCCTCCCAGCGGCTGCCCGCCGCGCTTCGGGGCGCCGACGAGATCACCGTCGCCTTCAACCCGTCCTACCTGATGGACGCGCTGGCCTCCTTCGACGCCCCGATAGTCCGGTTCCATCTGATGGGCCAGGGCCAGCGCGCCATGCTCACCGGGCACCCGGACCACGAGGACGCGGCCGCCGCCGCGGACGGAGCGGGGGACACCGTCCACCAGCACCTGCTCATGTCCGTCCGGCCGCTGGTCCAGTGA